The Raphanus sativus cultivar WK10039 chromosome 2, ASM80110v3, whole genome shotgun sequence genome includes a region encoding these proteins:
- the LOC130508713 gene encoding uncharacterized protein At1g43920, Chloroplastic-like: MSSSSEINHGGEIRGFPVKCECGLRVKPYLSKTQENPGRPFYRCITKKDGHLFKWVEDAVCEEVEDAIPKIEIIGRKLTNTITEVDELKTLIKDLKEGVARSEMEIKKWKALMMLCFVCVCFVVICIAFLMFGKAMKSKSAFTSM, translated from the exons ATGAGTTCATCTTCAGAGATAAATCATGGGGGAGAAATTCGTGGATTCCCAGTGAAGTGTGAGTGTGGTTTACGCGTAAAGCCTTACCTATCGAAGACACAAGAGAATCCAGGAAGACCTTTCTACCGTTGCATAACCAAAAAAGAT GGACATTTATTCAAGTGGGTTGAGGATGCTGTGTGTGAAGAGGTTGAAGATGCTATTCCAAAAATCGAAATCATTGGCAGGAAGCTTACTAATACCATAACTGAGGTAGATGAGTTAAAGACTTTGATTAAAGATTTGAAAGAAGGTGTAGCAAGGAGCGAGATGGAAATAAAGAAGTGGAAAGCGTTGATGATGTTGTGCTTTGTGTGTGTTTGCTTTGTGGTCATTTGCATTGCTTTCTTAATGTTTGGTAAAGCTATGAAAAGCAAGTCTGCATTTACTTCTATGTAG
- the LOC108841393 gene encoding protein NPGR2, with product MRKSEIRPPPAEKLHLHSRLRQRLRKIRMKCLCSGEQMRLIEEEDKRSELGVSSALSAAESETAKKLDNGNIEEAELSLRETSSLNYEEARALLGRIEYQKGNIEAALRVFEGIDISGITIKMKTALTAREEKRHRRRSKGSFVTPPQPPMSKHAVSLLFEAIFLKAKSLQRLGRFQEAAQSCRVILDIVEASVSEGASENVTGDIKLQETLAKAVELLPQLWKLAESPRDAILSYRRALLNHWKLDPETTARIQKEYAVFLLYSGEEAVPPNLRSQTEGSFIPRNNVEEAILLLMLLLRKVNQKRITWDAAILDHLTFALTIAGDLTALAKQLEELSPEILDQRELYYTLSLCYHGAGEGLVALGLLRKLFSEKEDPNRISGLLMASKICGERPGLAEEGLDYARRAIGDLGNECVQLDGAARLVLGIALTESSRKTATEAERVARQSEGMQALACGDMTDPRVVHRLALENAEQRKLDSALVYAKQALKLGAESDLEVWLLLARVLSAQKRFSDAETIVDAALNETGKWEQGKLLRLKAKLRLAKGEVKDTIKSYTELLALLQVQSKSFSSSKKQLPKGYVEGLRSLELGTWHDLAHIYIDLSQWRDAETCLSRSRLIAPYSPVRYHTEGVLCKRQGQLEEAMEAFTTALDMDPMHVPSLISKAEVLLELGNRSSIAVVRSFLMEALRIDRLNQSAWYNLGKMFKAEGSVSSKQEAVECFQAAVALEETMPVEPFR from the exons ATGAGGAAGAGCGAGATTAGGCCGCCGCCTGCTGAGAAGTTGCATTTACATAGTAGACTAAGACAACGTTTAAGGAAGATCAGAATGAAGTGTTTGTGTTCCGGTGAACAGATGAGACTCATCGAGGAAGAAGACAAGCGGTCCGAGCTTGGTGTTAGCTCAGCTTTATCAGCTGCTGAGAGCGAGACTGCCAAGAAGCTTGATAACGGCAACATCGAAGAAGCTGAGTTGTCTCTGCGTGAGACTAGTTCTTTGAACTACGAG GAGGCGAGGGCACTTTTGGGAAGAATAGAGTATCAGAAAGGGAACATAGAGGCGGCATTGAGAGTCTTTGAAGGGATTGATATCAGTGGGATCACTATAAAGATGAAAACCGCTTTAACCGCTAGAGAAGAAAAAAGACATAGAAGACGTTCCAAAGGCAGCTTTGTGACTCCTCCTCAGCCTCCCATGTCTAAACACGCTGTTAGTTTGCTTTTCGAAGCTATCTTCCTCAAAGCCAAATCTCTCCAGCGTCTTGGAAGGTTCCAAG aAGCTGCGCAGTCTTGCAGAGTTATTCTCGATATAGTAGAGGCTTCTGTATCAGAAGGCGCGTCAGAGAATGTCACTGGTGACATCAAGTTGCAGGAGACGCTAGCCAAAGCGGTTGAGCTGCTTCCTCAGCTGTGGAAGCTTGCTGAGTCGCCACGCGATGCTATTCTGTCTTACAGACGAGCGCTTCTCAATCACTGGAAGCTAGATCCTGAAACCACAGCGAGGATACAGAAAGAGTACGCCGTGTTTCTTCTCTACTCCGGCGAAGAAGCCGTGCCGCCTAACCTGCGTTCTCAGACCGAAGGCTCTTTCATCCCGAGGAACAACGTGGAAGAAGCTATCCTTCTTCTCATGTTACTTCTCAGGAAAGTTAACCAGAAGAGAATCACATGGGATGCAGCGATCTTGGACCATCTCACCTTCGCTCTCACGATCGCAGGCGACTTAACCGCTCTTGCTAAGCAACTTGAAGAGCTTAGCCCCGAGATATTGGACCAGAGGGAGCTTTATTATACATTGTCTTTGTGTTACCACGGTGCAGGGGAAGGTCTGGTGGCGCTCGGTTTACTGAGGAAGCTATTCTCAGAGAAAGAGGATCCAAACCGGATATCCGGTTTGCTTATGGCTTCCAAGATATGTGGTGAGAGACCTGGTCTCGCTGAGGAAGGGTTAGACTATGCTCGTAGAGCGATAGGAGACTTGGGGAACGAATGCGTTCAGTTAGACGGTGCAGCTCGTCTAGTTTTGGGCATTGCACTCACCGAAAGCTCGAGGAAAACAGCTACTGAGGCCGAGCGGGTAGCTAGGCAATCTGAGGGGATGCAGGCGTTGGCCTGTGGGGATATGACAGACCCGAGAGTCGTGCACCGTCTCGCGTTAGAGAATGCAGAGCAGAGGAAGCTGGATTCAGCGTTGGTGTACGCTAAACAGGCGTTGAAGCTTGGAGCAGAGTCGGATCTTGAAGTGTGGTTGCTCCTGGCTCGTGTTTTATCTGCGCAGAAGAGGTTTTCAGACGCTGAGACCATCGTGGATGCAGCGCTTAACGAGACGGGGAAATGGGAacaggggaagctgttgcgttTGAAGGCAAAGCTTCGTTTAGCTAAAGGGGAAGTGAAGGACACGATTAAGAGTTACACAGAGCTTCTCGCTCTCCTTCAGGTTCAGAGCAAAAGCTTCAGTTCTTCAAAGAAGCAGCTGCCAAAGGGATACGTAGAGGGGTTGAGGAGTCTGGAGCTTGGGACGTGGCATGATCTGGCTCATATCTATATAGACCTATCGCAATGGCGTGACGCAGAGACATGTCTCTCGAGATCAAGACTCATCGCTCCTTACTCTCCTGTTCGATACCACACCGAAG GTGTACTGTGCAAGAGACAGGGACAGCTAGAAGAAGCGATGGAGGCATTCACAACTGCTCTAGACATGGATCCAATGCACGTCCCGAGCCTAATATCAAAGGCTGAGGTTCTTTTGGAGCTTGGGAACCGATCAAGCATAGCGGTTGTGAGAAGCTTTTTAATGGAGGCTCTTAGGATTGATAGGCTGAACCAGTCGGCTTGGTACAATCTTGGGAAGATGTTCAAAGCTGAAGGATCTGTCTCGTCGAAGCAAGAAGCTGTTGAGTGTTTTCAGGCCGCTGTTGCGTTGGAGGAAACAATGCCTGTTGAGCCATTCAGATGA